A window of Burkholderiaceae bacterium DAT-1 genomic DNA:
GAGCCGGGGGAGATTTCTTTTTCGACTTCTTCGATAGTCAGATCCACTACCACGCGCGCTGGTGCCGTGCGGGTGATCTGTGGCGGCAGGAAAGGCGGCGCAACCAGATCCTGTTTCACGACAGGCAATTTCTCGGTGGCGGGCACGGCGGTGCCAGACTGAGCCGATGCACCAATCAGTGCAAGCGATAAGGCGATGGTGCTGATACATGCAGTTTTCATGATACCACTCCAGTGACGCTAGATTGCCCCACCCGGTACCACACCGGATGGGGGTACATGGATTAAGCCTTCTGATTCACGGTGCGTGATTCGACCTTGAGCGCTTTGGGTGCCAGCAGCAGGCGTGCTGCGAACAGGGCCAGATACAGCGCACCAATCGCGAACACAATGTCACCCGGCACGCGTGCCCATACGAAGCCATGCATCACGGCCGAATGCACGATTTCCGGGGAACGGGCATACCACAGCCCCTGCGAGACACTGGCCCAGGCCTGATAGATACCGGATGGCAGCACCGACAGGAATACCATCATCGCCAGACCGATATTCAGGCACCAGAAAGCCTTGGACAGCAGCTTGTCATCCCATGAACGGCTATTGCTCATGCCCTTCAGGCAGAACAGCATCAGGCCGATGCCCAGCATGCCGTACACCCCGAAGAGCGCGGCGTGGCCGTGTGCCGGGGTCATGTTCAGACCCTGCACGTAGTACAGCGAGATCGGCGGATTGATGGAGAAGCCCAGCAGACCGGCACCAATACTGTTCCACACGCCCACAGCCACGAAGAACAGAATCGGCCAGCGCCACGTTGCCACCCACGGTGCAGCGCGCGTGCGCTTCCAGGTTTGCCAGCCCTCGAAGCCCACCAGTGCCAGCGGCACCACTTCGAATGCCGAGAAGACCGCACCCAGTGCAATCACACCGGTCGAGGCGCTCACAAAGAACAGATGGTGCAGCGTGCCCAGAATGCCGCCGAACAGGAACACAATGGTTTCCAGCACGATGGCGCGGTTAGCACTTTCCATCTTCACCAGTCCGAGTCGCGCAAAAATCAGGGCGATGACGGCAGTTGCAAAGACTTCGAAGAAACCTTCCACCCACAGATGTACCAGCCACCAGCGCCAGTATTCGATCATCGAATAGTGTGTGTGTTGTCCCCACACCAGAGAAGAGGCATAGAACAGGCCGATACAACTGGCCGATAGGAAGACCATGGCGATCAGGCCCTTGCCTTGCTTGGCCTGACGGATGGCCGGAATCAGCGCGCGTGCCATCAAGCCCAGCCAGATCAACAGGCCAGCAAACAGCAGATATTGCCAGATACGACCCATGCTGGTGAATTCCAGCCCCTGGCTACCCAGCCAGAATGTGAAATCCACGCCGCGATGCTGCAGGGTGCCGAGCCAGCCGCAAGCGGTCGAACCCACCACGATAAAGATCAGTGCCCAGAACAGCACATCCACGCCCAGCTTTTGCAGCTTTGGCTCGAAGCCAGCCAGCAATGGCGCGATATACAGACCCGTGGCCAGCCAGGCAGTGGCAATCCACAGTACGCCAAATTGCGTATGAATCGTGCGACTAACCGAGAATGGCAGCACATCGGCCAGCGGAATCCCGAAGAATGCCGAGCCTTCCACAGCAAAGTGCGCAGTGATGGCGCCCATGCCGATCTGGGTCAGCAGCAGGCCGATCACCACATAGAAGTACTTTTTGGTGGCCTTCATCGAAGGTGTGGCGGTGAGGCTGAACAGCGGGTCCTTTTCAGGGGCAACGCCTTCCTCGTCATGATCGCCACGTGCCATATGCACCCACACCATCGCCGCAATCCCGGCCAGCAGGATGATCACACTGGCAATCGACCACATGCCATTGGCTGTTGTCGGTGTGTTTTGCACCAGCGGCTCATGCGGCCAGTTGTTGGTATAGGAATGCAGACGCTCGCCCGGCATATCCGTCGCCGTCGCCCAGGCCGCCCAGAAGTAGAAGGCTGTCAGATCAACCCGGTCCGCTGCAGATGGCACGCTATTGGTGGTCATGGCGTACTGATCACGCAAGGTCGCCAGCTTGGCGGTATCACCATAGAGCGCATCGTAATGCTTAGCAGTTTGCTCAATCGCCAGCGCGCGCAGATGCGGGATGATCAGGGTAGATGTTTGCGCATCGTATCGATTCTTGCGCATTCCCTCGACCAGCAGGCTACTGACAACGGCCTGCTCTTCAGCGGTCAGCGATTCGAATTCGCCGTGATACTGATTGCGGGCGAGTTCATCGCGATAGGCAATCGCTTCACGATGCAGCCAGTCTGCACTCCAGTCCGGGGCAACATAGCTGCCATGCCCCCAGACCGTACCAATCTGCTGGCCGCCGGCAGCCAGCCAGACCTGTTGCCCGTGCTGAATCTGGACGCCGGTGTAAAGGACCTTCCCATCTGACGAGACAACCTTATCCGGAATGGGCGGCGCGGACAGCCAGATTTCCCGCCCCATATAGAGCAGCACGGAGAACGACAGGACACACACCAGTGCCAGCCATCTCCAAATTGATCGAGTGGATTTCATTCACCATCTCCCTTTTTGAGCAGTGCGAATATGCACATGCATTATGAGAGAGAAAGTCATCACTCAATATCATTCAAGCCGCTTAATTCGGATGCAAATGATGAATATCAATTCTGGATTTATTCTAGCCAATCAGGCAATTGTTTTATTCAATTACCTTAAAACATAGCCAGATATAATTAGTGCATTCGAACTAGTCCGTTCATCAAAGGAATGGAGTAGGTGAACGAGTGAGCGCAACAGACACAATATACGCAACAGACATCAGCGCCCCCAGACTGAAGAGCATGGCGCGCATCCGGGGTTGCTTGGCTTTCAGGGCTTGCTTGCCCAGCAGGATATACATCAGCACGGCACAGAGCTTGGCTGTCAGCCAGCCGGAATGAAAGGGATACTGATGGCTTGCGAAAGCAAGATACAGAGCTGCGCTCAATAGGAGGGTGTCGTTAATATGCGGTAAAACCTTGAGCCACAGATTTCCTCGCCATTCTTTCCCTGCCAGCGTCAAACCGACTCTTAACATAAAAAGTGCAATGCTGGTGCAGGCACACGTTACATGCACAGTTCGAATCATCAAATAATCCATTTATTTTCCCTCGCTATACACTCCCGCATTATAAACATGCGCACAAATAAACATGTAATTATCCTGCGTCAAGGCATTACATTTTATTTGAGTTGATACTCAGCCATACCCTCATCAGGAAACAAACATGGCCGCCTATATCGATACCCTCAAGCAGCAGCACATCACTGGTAATCAAACGATTGAACACATCGAACAGCTGGGTTCACGCCTTACATCGGATGAGGCGGTGACACTCGTCAACACCATGGAGGCCGAAATCTTGAATCATTTCAACGAAGAGGAAACACGGTTATTCCCGGCACTTGAAGCGGTGATTGGCTCGCATTGCGGCCCGACATCGGTGATGCGTGCAGAACACGAAGCCATCCGGCAGCAGATTGATACCTGCAAAGCAGCCATTGCTGAGGGTGTTGATGTGTTGTCTGCAGAACTGGATACTTTGTTCATCTTGCTTCAGCAGCACAATGTCAAAGAGGAAAACGTCCTGTATCCCTTATGCGAGCAATGCCTGCCTCAATTGGCCACATGGTTGCCGCTTGCGCTGGAAGCCTCGTGAAAACACCGGTACTCTCATTTGAGCTGGCACCTGCGCCCGCCTTGATATTGGGCTGCATGCTGCCCGCGCCGCTTGCCGCAGTAGCCTGGTGCCTGCTTCTCATGTTTGGTCCAGCCACTGGACTACCCGATCGCTTTGCGCCGTTGAGTCTTGCATTGGTGCATGTGATGGCGATTGCAGTGCTCATGCCGGTCATGCTGGGCGCCCTGCTGCAACTATTCCCTGTTGTGGGCGGTCAGGGCGTGCCACTCATGCGCTGGATTGCCCCCTGCATCGGCCCCTTATGCTGGATCACGGCATCGGCCCTGGCTGTCGGCTTTTTGCAAGGGTCAGCCTCTGCATTTCAGCTGGGGGGACTCGGTGCATCAGGCTTGCTGCTCGCCAGTCTTGCTTACTTCATCGCGGGCAGGCGCATCCATCCGGTCAACCTGACTACCTTCGTATTCAGGCATATGACCTGGCCTATCGCAATTACCCTGATCGCGGGTATCGCCATGGCTGCGGCTCTGTCAGGTCATCCGCTGCCCATGCGGCTCGAATGGATTGATGTGCACGCCGGATGGGCGCTGCTTGGCTGGCTGGGCACTTTGTTGCTTGGTGTCAGCGCGACTGTTTTACCGATGTTCTGGCAAACACCCATGTGGCCGGAGCGCGCCAGACGCATCGTACCCATGATCATCTGGATACCACTGTTGCTGTCCATCATGCTGATCGCGTGCCCTCTGACAGGCTGGGCACATACCTTGCATATTGGACTGGCGAGTGTGGTAACAGTCATCTCGCTAATCTGTCTGACCGCTATCTGGAAGTCCCGGCGCAAACGCGATCCCGCATGGCCCTTATGGTTGTTCGCGGCACACGCATGGCTTGGCGCAGCGCTTTTGAATGCAATATTTCCTGATCATCCACTTACCCCGTGGTGGACCGGAACCTTGATTCTATTGGGTGGCGCGCTTGTACCCGTCAATGCCATGCTGGGGAAAATCATACCCTTTCTGGTGTTTTTGCATTTGCGCCGCTTGCTGCCGCCCGGACAGCGCATCCCCGCCATGCAAACCTTGATCAAACCGGGGGCACAGCGCGCGCAGGGCTATGTGCTCATGGTTGGCGTGATCACGATCCTGGCCCTGCCAGTTTGGATTGAAGGATTAAAGACATTATCTGCCTTGACCATTGCCGCTTCACAGCTCTGGCTGTTCAGGCAATTGAGCCAGGCGGTGGGGATGTTCATTCGACTGAAGCGACAGTCTCATTCCAAAGCAAACACTACCTGCTGAATGGCCTCAACATCGTGGATGTCCACATCCCGGCCATTCACGGTGATCAGACCCTTGTTACTCAGTTGATTCAGCACCCGTGAGAACGTTTCTGGCGTGATGCCGAGCTTGGAGGCAATCAGATTCTTGTTGCAGGCAAAAGCGGTTTTGCCATCCTCGCGTGGCTGTGCCAACAGGAAGGCCGCTACGCGCTGCATGGAATTTTGCAAATTCACGGTGGCGATATCCTGCATCAAGGTATGTAGGCGAACCGACAGCCCTGCCAGCATTCGCCGGGCAAACATTGGATCGTCATCCAGCGTATCAAAAATGGCTTGCTTTTCCACAAGCAGTAGCATGGAGTCTTCGAGCGCCTGTGCATCCACCATATAGGGTCGATCCAGAAACATGAAGGCCTCACCAAAGGTTCGCCCCGGACCGAAGAATTCCACCACCTTCTCCTGTGCCTGGCTGGAAGATGGAATGGTCAGCACCACCTGCCCTACTGCCAGCACATATATCCCTTCAGCAGACTCTCCCTGACGGAATACATGCCGATGCTTCTGCACCCGCACGCGCCTGCACCGTTGCGCCAGCCGGACAATCTGATCCTGCTCCAGCGACCGGAAAATGGGCTGTTGCGACAGCAGCGCTTCAATATCCGCAATTCGTTCCATGGCTGAGCCTAACCGGGTTTGCCGTCAAGACGGGGGTGAAGGTAGATTGGTACCATTCGCGCGGCCCAAAACAGCAGCAATATCACCCAGGCGACTACAACCATATGAAGTGCCGATCCAGCTGAGGTCATCAGCGCTAGGCCAACTCTGAGCGCAGCCAGTAAATGTAGACCGCAATATATCCACCAAGTAACGCCATCCACCTGCAGCGATCTACCGCCGTGACCATAGGTCACGCGGGTGACAAACCCAACTAGCATAGTCACAAACAGACCAGTTGCCAGTGCATGAATGGGAGCTGAGGCGGGGGCACAGCCCAAATCAACCAGAAGCTGCAAGCCACAGGCTGGTGCCAACCACGCAAAAGAGAGATGCAGCATGGCTAAGAGGCGTACTTTCAGGCTTGCAACAATGCCCCATCGCCACGAGGTAAACGCGAAGGATATAGCCAGAGCACCATCAATGATCGCAGTCAGGCCATTTAGCTGCAAGCTGCTGGTCAGGATGCGGCCAAGGCAGGCCAGCAGCCATGCATCCAGCAAGCGCATGGGCCGCCAGAGCACACTGGATGAAGCCAGTGCAGACTGAGTAAAGAAGGGAATCATCCGGTGTGAGACGATGAGAAAGACAGGCAGCAAAAAACCCCACATGGAGAGATTGCGTGTGAGTAGCCAGATGGTTGTATCGCCACTGCGTGCCCACATGGCCGCTGCTGTCATGGAGATGAAGCCCACGCTCATCGCCACCGCCAGCCGCCATGCATGGGCACGATCTTGTAAACTGCTCAACAAGATGCAGCGTATCCATGCCAGCGTGGCACCAGCCCAAGCCAGAATCATCACCAGAAAACCGGCGAGTATCACAGACCGCTCAGCATGCAAGCCACCCAGCGCAACCATCAACCCTACAAGGAAACCCGTCATGATCGGGCCGTGAGGCGGTGTATGATTAATGGCTAGCCAGCGCGGGCCTGCTGTAAACAGAAATCCCAGCATGAAGAGCGGAAAGCAGCCAATAGGCATCAACACCCCGTGGGCCAGAACGGCTGGCACCACAGGTGTAGCCGCCGTCATCAATACAATCGCCCACCATCCAGCCAACATCACCAGCGATATGACACCAAACAAGAATCCCATGCGATGAGGCACCTGCCACAAGCGTTTTGCAAACCCGGACTCAGCTTTCATGGCATGCTCCTCACCCGCCTGTCACGGGAGGAAAAATTGCGATCTCCGCCCCTTCACGCAACGGCATGTTGAAATTTGCCATTTCTTGATTCTGGGCTACGCGGTAAATCTGTCTACCACCTAATGTTTCGGCCCAACTCGGACCAAGCGTAGTAAGGTATGTAATCAGATCAGCTATAGTGCCTTCACTGAAAGGCAATTCGCACTCGGTTGAATCGATTCCGAGCTGATCGCGGAATTTGGCAAAAAACAGCAACTGAACTCTCATCATCCATTCCTTTCAACCTCCGGTTTGCGACATGAAGCGCACCATTTGTGCAGGTGCCTCATTGAAATGATGTCGCTCCGGTTTGATTGCGATACCCCGTAAAATTGCTTGGATCAGCTCATTATCCGTGGCACCGGCTCGTAGGAGAGATCCAAGTGGAACCTGATCGTTCTGCCCGAGGCAAAGATACAGGCATCCATCCACCCCCAGGCGCACTCGATTGCAGGCCGCGCAAAAATGCTGGGACATGGGCGTGATCACGCCAAAGCTAGACTGGCCGTCTACACTCTTCCAATACCTTGCCGGACCCGCACCATGTCCCATGATTTCAGGAATCAAATCAAACCGTGAAGCCATCCCTGCTGCAAATTGTGTCAAGTCCATTGAGCGCGTCGCTTGCCCCGTACGGCCCATCGGCATCGGTTCAATCAGGCGCAGGATGAAGCCGTGTCTGAGCGCATAGTCCATCAGTGCCTCGACATCATCGACATTCACATCCGGCATCACCACCATATTGAGCTTGATCGGACTGAATCCAGCTTCGCGCGCGGCATCCAGACCAACCAGCACCTTGTCGAGACAATCGCGCCCCGTGACGCGTGCAAAGCAATCCGGATCAAGTGAATCCAGGCTGACATTCAAGCGGGCCACACCTGCAGCCTTCATGGGCGCAGCCATCTTGCCTAACAGCGTGCCATTGGTGGAAAGCGACAAATCCTTCAACCCCTCAATGGCCGAGATGCCGGCGGCAATACGTTCCACTCCCCGGCGCAATAAAGGCTCGCCCCCGGTGAGACGCACCTTGCTCACCCCGAGGCGGACAAACAGGGACACCAAGCGCACCATTTCATCCGGGCTCAACCAGTGGGCCGGTTCTTCGTAATCTTTGAAATCCTTTGGCAAACAATACGTACAGCGCAGATCACATCGATCGGTGACCGATACGCGCAGGTAATGGATGTGCCTGCCAAACGAATCGAACATTGCTGTTGGAGTGTACATAGAAACCACAGTGATCAGACATCAGTTCAGGCCTCATTATCCAACCATGAGGTGCCAAACTATATACAGCTGAAGAACTAGTTCGAGACGGGATGCAATTAAGCCCATGCGCTCAAAGGCGCCGAGAAACCATGTCTCGTCGGCCTCGCGCCCGAGATCGGCAAAACAAATTTCAGAGGTACGATATCACCACGACCGAAGCGATTAATTGCATGCAAAAAACCGACTTGATCCTTGACAGCGAAGATTCATTTCGAATGGCATGAGTACAGGTTACAGGCTCTCTGCACGTTGAAAATCATACCCTGGAGTCCGCTTCGGTCATCAGTGCTCGCATTGTTTAAACAATCAATGGAGTGCGTAGAATTTTATTTAGTTGCACTGAACTACGTGATTCTGCTAAATATGCGCATGAATCGCATTGATCGTTATCTCGAAGCAGCTGAGCGAGCTAATACACGGCGTAGCTATCAGGGGGCCTTACGGCATTTTGAAGTTGCCTGGGGTGGACTGCTTCCCGCATCAAGCGAATCAATTGCACGTTACCTAGCCGACCACGCTCACACCTTATCTCACCACACACTGCGTCACCGTCTCGCAGCGCTCTCGCATTGGCACCGATCTCAGGGGTTTCCGGATCCAACTAAATCAAATTTGGTGAGACAGGTTCTCAAGGGCATTCGCAGAGAACACCCTGCACAAGAAAAACAGGCTAAGCCGATCCAGATTGACGTACTGAATACACTTGATCAATACCTGAGCGAGTCCATTGGCGAAGCCAATGCAATAGGGGACCGTCAAACGCTGTTACGTCACACGCGTAACCGAGCCATTGTCTTGCTTGGGTTTTGGCGAGGCTTTCGCTCTGATGAGCTTATTAACCTGCGTCTGGAAAACTTGACACTTGATCCTAGCCGAGGACTGACCTGTTTCATTCCAAGTAGCAAGGGAGATCGAGAGGCTGTGGGGCGGACCTTTCGATGTCCGGCGCTATCTCGGCTGTGCCCGGTTTCGGCGTTGGGGGATTGGATAAAATTGTCGGCTCTGAGCAAAGGGCCAGTTTTCAGGTCTATCAATCGCTGGGGACACATATCTGAGAAGGAGCTTTCATCGACAAGCATTATTCCGTTGATACGAGAACTCCTCGAGGCTACCGGCACTGATGATGTGGAGACATTTTCAAGTCATTCACTACGACGGGGTTTTGCAAGCTGGGCTGATGCCAATGGCTGGGATATCAGAGAGTTAATGGAGTACGTGGGATGGAAAGACATGCGATCTGCGTTGCACTATGTGGATATATCTGGCCAAAATTTACAAGATCGGTTTGAGAGGGGGCTTACCTCCTTGCCTCCTGTAATTGCAGACAACATACCAGCTCCCCAAAAGCAGACCAGTGTGATTCCGTTTCGACGGAAATGATGTCCGCTTTGTGACCTGCTTCCGCATCAATGTGATTAGGGCAGTAAATCACTCACATTGCATTCCAATGCTCTTGCAAGCCGATAAACCTTTTCCAAGGTTATATTGACTTCACCTCGTTCAATGCGGCCGACATAGCTGCGATCTATGTCAGTCATGAGTGCAAGTTCATCCTGCGAAATTCCTTTTTGGACACGGTGCTGGCGCATGATGCCGCCAAACTTTCGGGCGAGGTCATTCATTTCTTGTCTCGTCAAAGACAAGGAATATCTCTTTGTTGCCCACTCCGTGGCCACGGATTATAATCCGCAACCCCTAAAAACCGTGATCACAAGCTGTGGTCACCTAACGACCCCATACATGAACGCAGATTCTTCCTGGCGCTTGCCCACCCCCTATTTCGAGATCCTGATTGAAGATGGACTGGATTCCTTCACCGTAGTCGAACTTCGAGATGCTGCTCTTAAAAAAGCCGAGATTCAGGGGGCTACTCCAGGAGAGGCACGTAGAAGTGCATACAAGCTGGTTCAGCAACTAACTCGCCAAGGCCTACTAATCCGGTCCAAGGTTAAAGGAAGTTATGCACGTTTCTCGAAGTCAGAATTGTTCAAGACCGCCCTTTTCCAAAAGGTGCGTGGACGTGGGAGGCTTGCACAAAGCGGTGCCGTGGATAGATCTCGACCCAAGGCGGCAGGGGAGAAAAAGGAGATTGCTCTGCATCTCGAGGAAAGGGTCCGGCATTACCGAGTTGATATGCTGTCATCAATTGGTGAAAGCGAAGAATACCTGCGTTTGTACGAGCAATTCCCGACGCTGGAATCACAAATCGAACCTCTGTATATGAAGGCGCGTGAAAAAAGCTCTAAGCTACTTGGTCAGATTCGTGCACTTGAAACAGTTCTCGAAACCAGTTTGAGACACGCATCCTGATGCAATTGCGCCGCTGGCAATCT
This region includes:
- a CDS encoding nitric-oxide reductase large subunit, with the translated sequence MKSTRSIWRWLALVCVLSFSVLLYMGREIWLSAPPIPDKVVSSDGKVLYTGVQIQHGQQVWLAAGGQQIGTVWGHGSYVAPDWSADWLHREAIAYRDELARNQYHGEFESLTAEEQAVVSSLLVEGMRKNRYDAQTSTLIIPHLRALAIEQTAKHYDALYGDTAKLATLRDQYAMTTNSVPSAADRVDLTAFYFWAAWATATDMPGERLHSYTNNWPHEPLVQNTPTTANGMWSIASVIILLAGIAAMVWVHMARGDHDEEGVAPEKDPLFSLTATPSMKATKKYFYVVIGLLLTQIGMGAITAHFAVEGSAFFGIPLADVLPFSVSRTIHTQFGVLWIATAWLATGLYIAPLLAGFEPKLQKLGVDVLFWALIFIVVGSTACGWLGTLQHRGVDFTFWLGSQGLEFTSMGRIWQYLLFAGLLIWLGLMARALIPAIRQAKQGKGLIAMVFLSASCIGLFYASSLVWGQHTHYSMIEYWRWWLVHLWVEGFFEVFATAVIALIFARLGLVKMESANRAIVLETIVFLFGGILGTLHHLFFVSASTGVIALGAVFSAFEVVPLALVGFEGWQTWKRTRAAPWVATWRWPILFFVAVGVWNSIGAGLLGFSINPPISLYYVQGLNMTPAHGHAALFGVYGMLGIGLMLFCLKGMSNSRSWDDKLLSKAFWCLNIGLAMMVFLSVLPSGIYQAWASVSQGLWYARSPEIVHSAVMHGFVWARVPGDIVFAIGALYLALFAARLLLAPKALKVESRTVNQKA
- a CDS encoding SirB2 family protein is translated as MDYLMIRTVHVTCACTSIALFMLRVGLTLAGKEWRGNLWLKVLPHINDTLLLSAALYLAFASHQYPFHSGWLTAKLCAVLMYILLGKQALKAKQPRMRAMLFSLGALMSVAYIVSVALTRSPTPFL
- a CDS encoding hemerythrin domain-containing protein; its protein translation is MAAYIDTLKQQHITGNQTIEHIEQLGSRLTSDEAVTLVNTMEAEILNHFNEEETRLFPALEAVIGSHCGPTSVMRAEHEAIRQQIDTCKAAIAEGVDVLSAELDTLFILLQQHNVKEENVLYPLCEQCLPQLATWLPLALEAS
- a CDS encoding Crp/Fnr family transcriptional regulator, translating into MERIADIEALLSQQPIFRSLEQDQIVRLAQRCRRVRVQKHRHVFRQGESAEGIYVLAVGQVVLTIPSSSQAQEKVVEFFGPGRTFGEAFMFLDRPYMVDAQALEDSMLLLVEKQAIFDTLDDDPMFARRMLAGLSVRLHTLMQDIATVNLQNSMQRVAAFLLAQPREDGKTAFACNKNLIASKLGITPETFSRVLNQLSNKGLITVNGRDVDIHDVEAIQQVVFALE
- a CDS encoding NnrS family protein, which translates into the protein MKAESGFAKRLWQVPHRMGFLFGVISLVMLAGWWAIVLMTAATPVVPAVLAHGVLMPIGCFPLFMLGFLFTAGPRWLAINHTPPHGPIMTGFLVGLMVALGGLHAERSVILAGFLVMILAWAGATLAWIRCILLSSLQDRAHAWRLAVAMSVGFISMTAAAMWARSGDTTIWLLTRNLSMWGFLLPVFLIVSHRMIPFFTQSALASSSVLWRPMRLLDAWLLACLGRILTSSLQLNGLTAIIDGALAISFAFTSWRWGIVASLKVRLLAMLHLSFAWLAPACGLQLLVDLGCAPASAPIHALATGLFVTMLVGFVTRVTYGHGGRSLQVDGVTWWIYCGLHLLAALRVGLALMTSAGSALHMVVVAWVILLLFWAARMVPIYLHPRLDGKPG
- the moaD gene encoding molybdopterin converting factor subunit 1, yielding MRVQLLFFAKFRDQLGIDSTECELPFSEGTIADLITYLTTLGPSWAETLGGRQIYRVAQNQEMANFNMPLREGAEIAIFPPVTGG
- the moaA gene encoding GTP 3',8-cyclase MoaA, which encodes MYTPTAMFDSFGRHIHYLRVSVTDRCDLRCTYCLPKDFKDYEEPAHWLSPDEMVRLVSLFVRLGVSKVRLTGGEPLLRRGVERIAAGISAIEGLKDLSLSTNGTLLGKMAAPMKAAGVARLNVSLDSLDPDCFARVTGRDCLDKVLVGLDAAREAGFSPIKLNMVVMPDVNVDDVEALMDYALRHGFILRLIEPMPMGRTGQATRSMDLTQFAAGMASRFDLIPEIMGHGAGPARYWKSVDGQSSFGVITPMSQHFCAACNRVRLGVDGCLYLCLGQNDQVPLGSLLRAGATDNELIQAILRGIAIKPERHHFNEAPAQMVRFMSQTGG
- a CDS encoding site-specific integrase → MNRIDRYLEAAERANTRRSYQGALRHFEVAWGGLLPASSESIARYLADHAHTLSHHTLRHRLAALSHWHRSQGFPDPTKSNLVRQVLKGIRREHPAQEKQAKPIQIDVLNTLDQYLSESIGEANAIGDRQTLLRHTRNRAIVLLGFWRGFRSDELINLRLENLTLDPSRGLTCFIPSSKGDREAVGRTFRCPALSRLCPVSALGDWIKLSALSKGPVFRSINRWGHISEKELSSTSIIPLIRELLEATGTDDVETFSSHSLRRGFASWADANGWDIRELMEYVGWKDMRSALHYVDISGQNLQDRFERGLTSLPPVIADNIPAPQKQTSVIPFRRK
- a CDS encoding helix-turn-helix domain-containing protein, giving the protein MNDLARKFGGIMRQHRVQKGISQDELALMTDIDRSYVGRIERGEVNITLEKVYRLARALECNVSDLLP